One segment of Nostoc flagelliforme CCNUN1 DNA contains the following:
- a CDS encoding iron uptake porin: protein MTKRFWNLCKVSPVVLAAAFFAANSAVAAEVNEQVTNVAQLSEAQDSNSMSQVTSVSQFSDVQPTDWAFQALQSLVERYGCIAGYPNATYRGNRALTRYEFAAGLNACLDRVNELIATATADLVTKQDLATLQRLREEFSAELATLRGRVDGLEARTAELEANQFSTTTKLVGEAIFNVSQPFGEQRADTDTDPNNNPDLDSNTTFDNRVRLNLYSSFTGKDQLQIRLNAGNIFNNSTVTGTNMTRLGYDGNTNNSVSIDKINYAFNLTDAVRVKVDASGGEFYENVNTFNPDFASSGRGALSRFGRFSPIYRQGQGGAGLTVTFNPTGAISLSGGYLAQSTSTTVNGVTTNFGANNPVANQGLLNGDNAIFGQLSFQPSKAFNIGLTYARTYLAGNTTNSLFQGTGSAFANNPFSSTNTSNTRIESNNYGVEATFQLSSALAISGWGGYTTAETRTGANADADIWYWAGALALRDFGGEGNVLGVIFGQPPKVTGGSIKDVATNVDRDDDTSYHLEGLYKFKLSDNIQVTPGVLVIFNPEHNDANDTIYVGTLRTTFSF, encoded by the coding sequence ATGACAAAACGATTCTGGAATCTTTGTAAGGTTAGTCCAGTTGTGTTAGCTGCTGCATTTTTCGCTGCGAATAGCGCTGTAGCTGCTGAAGTCAATGAACAGGTAACAAATGTTGCCCAGTTATCTGAAGCTCAAGATTCTAACAGCATGAGCCAGGTAACATCAGTTTCGCAATTTTCCGATGTGCAGCCCACAGATTGGGCATTCCAAGCTTTACAATCTCTAGTTGAGCGCTACGGCTGTATTGCAGGTTATCCTAACGCAACCTATCGTGGGAACCGTGCTTTGACCCGTTATGAATTTGCCGCAGGTTTGAATGCCTGTTTAGACCGGGTTAACGAGTTGATTGCTACAGCTACTGCCGATTTGGTTACTAAACAAGACCTGGCTACTTTACAGCGCTTACGAGAAGAATTTTCTGCTGAACTAGCAACCCTGCGCGGTCGCGTAGATGGACTAGAAGCCCGCACTGCTGAGTTGGAAGCTAATCAGTTCTCCACTACCACAAAGTTGGTTGGGGAAGCAATTTTTAATGTGTCTCAGCCTTTTGGTGAACAAAGAGCTGATACAGACACCGATCCTAACAATAATCCAGACTTAGATAGCAATACCACTTTTGATAACCGCGTTCGTTTGAATTTGTATAGCAGTTTTACTGGTAAAGACCAGTTGCAAATCCGTCTGAATGCTGGGAATATCTTCAATAATAGTACTGTAACTGGTACTAACATGACCCGGTTGGGGTATGACGGTAATACTAATAACAGCGTTAGCATAGATAAAATCAACTATGCTTTCAACTTGACTGACGCGGTGCGTGTCAAAGTTGATGCTAGTGGTGGTGAGTTCTATGAAAACGTTAATACCTTCAACCCTGACTTTGCTAGCTCTGGTAGAGGTGCTCTCTCTCGGTTTGGACGTTTCAGCCCTATTTATCGTCAAGGTCAAGGTGGCGCTGGTTTGACAGTTACTTTCAATCCTACTGGCGCTATCAGCTTAAGTGGTGGTTATCTAGCACAAAGTACTTCCACTACTGTTAATGGTGTTACAACTAATTTTGGCGCTAATAATCCTGTTGCTAATCAGGGTCTATTGAATGGTGATAACGCCATCTTTGGTCAGTTATCTTTCCAACCCAGCAAAGCTTTTAATATTGGTCTAACCTATGCCCGTACTTACCTGGCTGGCAATACTACCAACAGCCTCTTCCAAGGTACAGGTAGCGCTTTTGCAAATAATCCCTTTAGCAGTACTAATACTAGTAATACTCGTATTGAATCCAATAATTACGGTGTAGAAGCTACCTTCCAACTTAGCTCTGCGTTGGCTATTAGTGGTTGGGGAGGTTACACAACTGCTGAGACTAGGACTGGTGCTAATGCAGATGCAGATATTTGGTACTGGGCTGGAGCACTTGCTTTGAGAGATTTTGGTGGAGAAGGCAATGTCTTAGGTGTTATCTTTGGTCAACCACCCAAAGTTACTGGTGGTAGCATCAAAGATGTCGCCACCAATGTTGACCGAGACGATGATACATCTTATCACTTAGAGGGTCTTTACAAGTTCAAGCTTTCCGATAATATTCAGGTAACTCCTGGCGTATTAGTAATCTTTAATCCAGAGCATAACGACGCTAACGATACCATCTATGTAGGTACTCTACGTACTACCTTCAGCTTCTAA
- a CDS encoding coiled-coil domain-containing protein: MVVKKPTDKNTKVEILQAYEELAKEKAALKSQLEQVAKENQSGTQEQPKLEQKTAMTQLSSVQQKMNNTIESLAKIQLGFGSAANELSEQLTTKASNLEEIRQTLEEEIQQLTQLHNLEISDDILDTLLQAYEDNTKAYQEEYSQRSEVLFQEILEQRNSWGKEQEEQQRAIKERNENLNKTRQRDASEYKYNLELQRQLQSDEYEQEQKALYKQLEELLQETEKQWAEREKAISEREKQFEELKAKVEAFPKDKDAAIKKATEEGKGIAHYQAKVKSDLYSKEVEGQKRFYEQRLQSLEQTITNRETRIQNLSKQLESALKQVQDLAVKAIEGTSNVNSYQAIKEIALEQAKTQAKNK, translated from the coding sequence GTGGTGGTGAAAAAGCCGACTGATAAGAATACTAAAGTAGAAATTCTTCAGGCGTATGAGGAGTTAGCTAAAGAAAAAGCAGCGCTGAAATCGCAACTCGAACAAGTTGCAAAAGAAAACCAGTCTGGAACTCAAGAACAGCCTAAATTAGAACAAAAAACAGCTATGACTCAGCTTTCTAGTGTCCAACAGAAGATGAACAATACAATTGAAAGCTTGGCGAAGATTCAATTAGGTTTTGGCAGTGCTGCTAATGAATTATCAGAACAGCTAACCACAAAAGCTTCTAACTTAGAAGAAATCAGGCAAACTTTAGAAGAAGAAATTCAACAATTAACACAACTGCATAATTTAGAAATTTCTGATGATATTTTGGATACTCTTCTCCAAGCTTATGAAGATAATACTAAAGCTTATCAGGAAGAATATAGCCAGCGTTCTGAAGTGTTATTTCAAGAAATATTAGAGCAAAGGAATAGTTGGGGAAAAGAACAAGAGGAACAGCAACGGGCGATAAAAGAACGGAATGAAAACTTGAATAAAACTCGGCAACGTGATGCGTCAGAGTATAAGTATAATTTAGAACTCCAGCGACAATTGCAAAGTGACGAATACGAACAAGAGCAGAAAGCGCTATATAAGCAACTGGAAGAATTACTACAAGAAACAGAAAAACAGTGGGCTGAACGAGAGAAAGCAATTTCTGAGAGAGAGAAACAATTTGAAGAATTAAAAGCAAAGGTAGAGGCTTTTCCGAAAGATAAAGACGCAGCCATCAAGAAAGCTACAGAAGAAGGCAAAGGCATCGCCCACTACCAAGCTAAAGTAAAATCAGATTTATATTCTAAAGAAGTGGAAGGGCAAAAGCGTTTTTATGAACAAAGGCTGCAATCTCTAGAACAAACTATTACTAATCGAGAGACGCGGATTCAAAATCTTTCTAAACAACTTGAATCTGCCCTGAAACAAGTTCAGGATTTGGCAGTTAAAGCTATTGAAGGTACTTCAAACGTTAATTCATATCAAGCTATTAAAGAAATAGCTTTAGAACAGGCAAAGACTCAAGCGAAAAACAAATAA
- a CDS encoding Crp/Fnr family transcriptional regulator, producing MIYSTTPTSNSSVLSNSSALSGQLPQQIFSRREVIPLQNDVLWRIEHGAVRTLTWSEDGTFITLGYWGLGDLIGYPLSRVKPYQIECLTGVEISIVPPHLWYQDINALLSHIQQAENLLSIVHRKPISLRLWQFLVWLSEKFGRDVEKGKLIDLNVTHQDIAEVLNTTRVTVTRLLQQLEEEGTVLRHKRRIILRLPNKLIQNYSSALY from the coding sequence ATGATATATTCTACAACTCCTACTTCAAACTCTTCTGTCCTGTCAAATAGCTCTGCTTTAAGTGGACAATTACCCCAGCAGATATTTAGCCGTAGGGAAGTAATTCCGCTTCAAAATGATGTACTTTGGCGGATTGAACACGGTGCAGTTCGTACCTTAACGTGGAGTGAAGATGGAACATTCATCACTCTCGGTTATTGGGGACTAGGTGATCTGATTGGCTATCCTTTGTCTAGAGTCAAGCCCTACCAGATTGAATGTCTCACAGGCGTGGAAATAAGCATTGTGCCACCTCATTTGTGGTATCAAGATATTAATGCTTTGTTGTCTCATATTCAACAGGCAGAAAATCTACTAAGCATTGTGCATAGAAAACCAATTTCGCTACGCTTATGGCAGTTTTTAGTGTGGTTAAGTGAAAAATTTGGACGTGATGTAGAGAAGGGTAAGCTAATTGATTTAAATGTTACCCATCAAGATATTGCTGAAGTCTTAAATACCACGCGAGTAACAGTTACCCGACTCCTACAACAGTTGGAGGAAGAAGGAACAGTTTTACGTCATAAACGCCGCATTATTTTGCGGTTACCAAATAAATTAATTCAAAATTATAGTTCAGCACTATATTAA
- a CDS encoding Uma2 family endonuclease translates to MAAGVEPDTCFYIQNARQMIGKRRLDLSVDPPPDLAIEIDVTSKTQLSAYLALGVPELWCYGGGKLQVFVLNQAEYVEMETSPTFGNLPVIEGILQFLQFSLTEGSSTARRAFRQWVREALAQ, encoded by the coding sequence ATGGCAGCAGGCGTAGAACCGGATACCTGTTTTTATATCCAAAATGCTCGCCAAATGATCGGCAAGCGACGGTTAGATTTGTCAGTTGATCCACCACCAGATTTAGCAATTGAAATTGATGTTACCTCAAAAACCCAGCTTAGTGCTTATCTGGCGTTGGGTGTACCTGAACTTTGGTGTTACGGAGGTGGCAAGTTGCAAGTATTTGTCTTAAATCAAGCAGAATATGTTGAGATGGAAACTAGCCCCACATTTGGGAATTTGCCTGTGATTGAAGGAATATTGCAGTTTTTGCAATTCAGCCTTACAGAAGGATCTAGTACAGCGCGACGAGCATTTAGGCAGTGGGTGCGTGAGGCATTAGCGCAGTAA
- the phoU gene encoding phosphate signaling complex protein PhoU: MKAVHYSPNPQRPELARAIRRLERDVLRMGALVEQSFRLSHQALFARNLTAAEELPRLDKKIDRFYRQIESDCTAIMTLQAPTAQDLRCLSAFMQLVRDLERIGDYAEDLAEIAIKIFPYAPHSSMPDIEAMSLHAQSMLATSLKALGDLDEAGGRRLKHLDDTVDDAYDRVYQTLAQQRDVPGVVEPIVLLALAIRCLERMADHATNIGQRVAYIVTGQRS, translated from the coding sequence GTGAAAGCTGTCCATTACAGTCCTAATCCTCAAAGACCCGAACTCGCACGCGCCATTAGGCGCTTAGAACGGGATGTCTTACGTATGGGTGCTTTGGTAGAACAATCATTTCGCCTCAGCCACCAAGCGTTATTTGCTCGTAACTTAACAGCAGCTGAGGAACTTCCCCGATTAGATAAAAAGATCGATCGCTTTTATAGACAAATCGAATCAGACTGTACGGCGATTATGACGCTACAAGCGCCTACGGCTCAGGATTTGCGCTGTTTAAGTGCCTTTATGCAGCTGGTGCGCGATTTAGAGCGCATTGGCGATTATGCTGAGGATTTAGCTGAGATTGCGATTAAAATTTTTCCTTACGCGCCTCATTCGTCAATGCCCGACATTGAAGCTATGTCCCTTCACGCGCAGTCAATGCTAGCAACTAGCTTGAAGGCTTTGGGAGATTTAGATGAAGCTGGTGGACGCCGTTTAAAGCACCTAGATGATACTGTAGATGATGCCTACGATCGCGTTTATCAGACTTTAGCCCAACAACGCGATGTACCTGGTGTAGTTGAGCCTATTGTACTGCTAGCACTGGCAATTCGTTGTCTGGAACGCATGGCAGATCATGCCACTAATATCGGTCAAAGGGTAGCATATATTGTCACCGGTCAACGCTCTTAA
- a CDS encoding winged helix-turn-helix domain-containing protein has protein sequence MYTSESTKYSARTDIGQTSRILVVEDEELIQEMLAVALEEEGYGVTTAPDGRSAIEYLKSFETNSGELPFDLLILDLMLPQINGLDICRLLRHQGNPVPILMLSAKGSETDRVLGLEVGADDYLTKPFSMRELVARCRALLRRQRLSNLPQVPVLKFKDITLNPQECRVLVRGLEVNLSPKEFRLLELFMSYARRVWSREQLLDQVWGPDFVGDSKTVDVHIRWLREKLEEDPSHPEYIVTVRGFGYRFG, from the coding sequence ATGTATACCAGCGAATCGACCAAATACTCTGCTAGAACGGACATTGGACAAACCAGCCGAATTCTAGTAGTAGAAGATGAAGAATTAATCCAGGAAATGCTAGCTGTAGCCCTTGAAGAGGAAGGTTATGGGGTGACAACAGCACCCGATGGGCGGTCTGCTATAGAGTATCTCAAAAGTTTTGAAACCAATTCGGGGGAACTTCCCTTTGATTTACTCATTCTTGATTTGATGCTGCCGCAAATCAATGGGCTAGATATTTGCCGTTTGCTGCGTCATCAAGGAAACCCAGTACCAATTTTAATGCTGAGTGCTAAGGGTAGTGAAACTGACCGCGTGCTGGGCTTAGAGGTGGGAGCAGATGACTACCTGACCAAACCCTTTAGTATGCGAGAGTTAGTGGCTCGTTGTCGTGCTCTACTCCGCCGCCAACGCCTAAGTAATTTACCACAAGTACCAGTATTAAAATTCAAGGATATCACCTTGAATCCCCAAGAATGCCGCGTGCTAGTTCGTGGTCTAGAGGTGAATCTTTCCCCCAAAGAGTTCCGCTTGTTGGAACTGTTTATGAGTTACGCCCGCAGGGTATGGTCACGCGAACAATTGCTAGATCAGGTTTGGGGGCCAGATTTCGTTGGCGATAGTAAAACTGTAGACGTTCACATTCGGTGGTTGCGCGAAAAATTAGAGGAAGACCCCAGTCATCCCGAATATATTGTGACTGTACGAGGTTTTGGCTATAGGTTTGGATAA
- a CDS encoding DUF3318 domain-containing protein, with amino-acid sequence MEPNVEIRRLLDVMPASGRMTTKIVSKPEQAKVIDASFPQPWNQARPIYINFDLWRRLTKPQRDLLLLQMVSWLTGVKWFKPDIYQGVVLAGLLGGLLEAAQSDVVGVAVAGGLSAIAAFRIWRTNKSQESELNADAAAIRIAQRRGYSEAEAAQHLLSGIEAVAKIEARSGLNFTELIRCQNLRAIAGLSAVGMPESYNK; translated from the coding sequence ATGGAGCCAAATGTTGAAATTCGCCGTTTGTTAGATGTAATGCCTGCCTCTGGTCGGATGACGACAAAAATCGTTAGTAAGCCAGAGCAAGCAAAAGTGATTGACGCCTCCTTTCCCCAACCTTGGAATCAGGCGCGACCGATATATATTAATTTCGATTTGTGGCGTCGTCTGACAAAGCCGCAACGAGACTTGCTGCTGTTACAGATGGTTAGCTGGTTGACAGGGGTGAAGTGGTTTAAACCCGACATTTATCAAGGTGTAGTACTGGCGGGACTGTTAGGCGGATTATTAGAAGCAGCACAGTCAGATGTAGTGGGTGTAGCCGTAGCCGGGGGATTAAGTGCGATCGCTGCTTTTCGGATCTGGCGCACTAATAAGTCTCAAGAGTCAGAGTTAAATGCGGATGCAGCAGCAATTCGCATAGCACAACGGCGTGGTTATTCAGAAGCTGAAGCAGCGCAGCACCTGTTATCTGGAATTGAAGCGGTAGCCAAAATTGAAGCGCGTTCTGGTTTAAATTTTACCGAGTTGATTCGTTGCCAAAACTTACGAGCGATCGCGGGTTTATCAGCAGTAGGTATGCCAGAAAGTTATAACAAGTGA
- a CDS encoding DUF2499 domain-containing protein, translating into MQALSIPTWIIHISSVIEWIVAIWLIWTYGELTGNRSWWGLSLAMLPALVSAMCACTWHYFDNAESLEWLVTLQATMTLVGNFTLWAAAYLIWRSTKSSDTVEPKPIKSEQ; encoded by the coding sequence ATGCAAGCCCTTTCGATTCCCACCTGGATTATTCATATTTCTAGCGTTATTGAGTGGATTGTTGCCATTTGGTTAATTTGGACTTATGGCGAACTCACTGGTAATCGCAGTTGGTGGGGATTATCCCTTGCCATGTTACCAGCTTTAGTCAGCGCCATGTGTGCTTGTACCTGGCATTATTTCGACAACGCCGAATCTCTAGAATGGTTGGTAACGCTTCAAGCTACCATGACCTTAGTTGGTAATTTTACGCTTTGGGCAGCAGCGTATTTGATTTGGCGTTCTACCAAATCTTCTGACACTGTTGAACCAAAACCTATCAAATCAGAGCAATGA
- a CDS encoding DUF3593 domain-containing protein, giving the protein MISKETLFALSLFPYLGFLWFISRSPQMPRLALYGFYGTLVFVAITIPAGIYAVLHYGKSLADVDWLHGGAEVFLTLSNILLVLGFGQAVKQLKMKNEK; this is encoded by the coding sequence ATGATTTCTAAAGAAACCCTGTTTGCACTTTCACTGTTTCCCTATTTGGGTTTCTTGTGGTTTATTAGCCGCAGTCCACAAATGCCGCGTTTAGCACTGTATGGATTTTATGGCACCCTCGTCTTTGTTGCCATCACCATCCCAGCCGGAATTTATGCTGTATTACATTATGGCAAGTCTTTGGCAGATGTGGATTGGTTGCACGGTGGTGCAGAAGTATTTTTGACGCTTTCTAATATTTTGCTTGTACTGGGTTTTGGACAGGCTGTAAAGCAATTAAAAATGAAAAATGAAAAATAG
- the hisA gene encoding 1-(5-phosphoribosyl)-5-[(5-phosphoribosylamino)methylideneamino]imidazole-4-carboxamide isomerase, with protein MDVIPAIDLLEGRCVRLYQGDYDRSQVFSENPADVAKQWVDQGATRLHIVDLDGAKAGKVVNLGAIEAIANAVSVPIEIGGGLRDRTSVQQVFNLGIQWAILGTIAVEQPQLVQELCQEFPEQIIIGIDARNGRVATRGWLETSEVLATQLAVQMQELGAAAIIYTDIHRDGTLIGPNLEALRELAAVISIPIIASGGVSSVTDLLSLLALEPQGVTGVIVGRALYTGDILLKEALRAIGPGRIQDIPPNLGFSTFA; from the coding sequence ATGGATGTAATTCCAGCAATTGATTTACTAGAAGGTCGCTGTGTGCGACTGTATCAAGGAGACTACGATCGCTCGCAAGTTTTTAGCGAAAATCCTGCTGATGTTGCCAAACAGTGGGTAGATCAAGGTGCTACTAGATTGCATATAGTTGATTTAGATGGTGCCAAAGCAGGTAAAGTAGTAAACCTGGGGGCAATTGAAGCGATCGCTAATGCCGTGTCAGTGCCGATTGAAATTGGTGGAGGATTGCGCGATCGCACTAGCGTGCAACAAGTATTTAATCTAGGCATACAGTGGGCAATTCTCGGAACCATCGCCGTAGAACAACCACAGTTAGTGCAAGAACTCTGCCAAGAATTTCCCGAACAGATTATTATCGGTATTGATGCCCGTAACGGCCGCGTAGCAACTCGCGGTTGGTTAGAAACCTCAGAAGTTTTAGCAACTCAACTGGCTGTACAAATGCAAGAATTGGGTGCAGCCGCCATCATTTACACAGATATCCACCGAGATGGTACACTTATCGGCCCCAATTTAGAAGCTTTGCGAGAACTTGCAGCAGTAATTTCCATCCCGATAATTGCTTCTGGCGGGGTAAGTTCTGTCACTGATTTGTTGAGTTTGTTGGCATTAGAACCTCAAGGCGTGACTGGTGTGATTGTCGGACGTGCCTTGTACACTGGGGATATTTTACTCAAAGAAGCATTACGAGCGATCGGGCCAGGGAGGATTCAGGATATCCCCCCCAATCTCGGTTTTTCTACCTTTGCTTGA
- a CDS encoding sensor histidine kinase, whose product MLLLGFLLGLAVGIGFWVWQQVQLNRYLGRLLRPLTSHSYKMGLLLIPGLRQEIAMVKQHRQDLQQSLQTYQDLLDFAPVGYLQVDEENQLLWCNQEAQKILYLQSWQPEQVRLLLELVRSYELDHLIEQTRDLQKPQTGEWIFHPSRDDAAEMATIKSLALRASSLPLPNGQVGVFLENRQPLLDINQVRDRYFSDLAHELRTPLTSIRLVAETLQTRLEPPLNRWVNRLMQEVDRLINLVQTWLDLTQMEANPNMQLQAKAVELRSLITSVWETLEPLAVRQHLSLSYSGPENLWIKADQARIYQVFLNLLDNSIKYSLPSTSIHIEAKILSTKDNDAASPILEINLIDSGVGFSEADLPHVFERFYRGDKARTHSSQDGKSIGAIVGNGLGLAIVEQIIHAHGGSIKAMNHPETGGAWMQLQFCEVMANSLSQDYS is encoded by the coding sequence ATGCTTTTATTGGGATTTCTTCTGGGTTTAGCGGTAGGCATTGGGTTTTGGGTTTGGCAACAGGTTCAACTTAACCGTTACCTGGGGCGCTTACTCCGGCCGTTAACCTCGCATTCTTATAAGATGGGGCTGCTGCTGATTCCTGGGTTGCGGCAGGAAATAGCGATGGTGAAGCAGCACCGACAAGATTTGCAGCAATCGTTGCAAACTTACCAAGACCTGCTAGATTTTGCACCAGTGGGATATTTGCAGGTGGATGAGGAAAATCAACTGCTGTGGTGCAATCAAGAGGCGCAGAAAATTTTATATTTGCAAAGCTGGCAACCAGAACAGGTGCGCTTGTTACTAGAGTTGGTAAGGTCTTATGAACTTGACCATTTAATTGAGCAAACTCGTGATTTGCAAAAACCACAGACAGGAGAATGGATATTTCATCCATCTCGTGATGATGCAGCAGAGATGGCAACAATAAAATCTTTGGCTTTGCGGGCATCTAGCTTGCCTTTACCCAATGGACAAGTGGGAGTCTTTTTAGAAAATCGTCAACCCCTATTAGATATAAATCAAGTACGCGATCGCTATTTTTCTGATTTAGCACACGAACTCAGAACGCCACTAACCTCGATTCGTTTGGTTGCGGAAACTTTACAAACCCGCTTGGAACCACCTTTAAATCGCTGGGTTAACCGCCTAATGCAAGAAGTTGACCGACTGATTAACTTGGTGCAAACCTGGCTAGACCTCACCCAAATGGAAGCAAACCCAAACATGCAATTGCAAGCCAAAGCTGTAGAATTGCGATCGCTAATTACATCCGTTTGGGAAACACTAGAACCCTTAGCAGTGCGTCAACATCTGTCTCTTTCTTATTCTGGCCCAGAAAATCTTTGGATTAAGGCAGATCAAGCCCGTATTTACCAGGTTTTTCTCAACTTGCTAGACAATAGTATTAAATACAGTCTTCCTAGTACAAGTATTCACATTGAAGCGAAAATCTTATCAACAAAGGATAATGATGCTGCTTCCCCAATTCTCGAAATAAATCTTATTGATTCTGGAGTCGGATTTTCTGAGGCAGATTTACCCCATGTTTTTGAGCGATTTTATCGAGGAGATAAAGCGCGAACCCATTCCTCACAAGATGGTAAGTCTATAGGGGCGATCGTTGGCAATGGATTAGGATTAGCGATCGTTGAGCAAATTATTCACGCCCACGGTGGTTCAATCAAAGCTATGAACCATCCAGAAACTGGTGGTGCGTGGATGCAACTCCAATTTTGTGAAGTTATGGCAAACTCTTTAAGCCAAGACTATAGTTAA